The sequence below is a genomic window from Paenibacillus sp. DCT19.
CAGGTGGTTCAGATATTATCGCCCGCATTCTGAATCGAAAATATGGATGGAGTATGGGACGGATACTGCTGGGCATAGATTTTATTATCATTGGGATCTCCCTAATTTACATTCCAAAAGAAAAAATTCTGTATACCCTCGTGGCTGTATTCATCGCTTCCAAAGTTATTGACTTTATTCAGGAAGGGGCATACTCTGCTCGTGCGTTTATGATCATTAGTGACCACGCTCCCGAAATTGCTGATCTGATTACCCGGGAAATGGATCGTGGGGTAACACTCATTCCCGCTATTGGAGCCTACTCCAAACAAGCTAAGCACGTGGCATACTGTGTTATTTCTCGTCAGGAATTTAGACGCTTGCAAACCATCGTGCGTTCCATTGATCCACGTGCATTTGTCATTATAAGTGATGTACATGACGTTCACGGTGAGGGTTTCAAGGAAAACTAATCATATTGAAAAGACCTCTAACCCAAGATATCAGCCATATAACAGCCTTTCTTGTGGACAGAGGTCTCTTCTCATCTTACATGTTATTCTTGCTTATCTCCGGAAAGGGAATATTCCTTGTTGCTGAGCCCGATATTTCCGAAATCCTGCGTAACTTAAAGCGGCAACAATCACTGACGTAATAAACATTCCCGCCGCTCTCCGATCCGGCCCTTGTACAAATGGAACGAAGGCACTTTCATCCTTTTCACGTCCAAACAACTGATTCACTAGTTCTTCCCATGCATCATCATAGCCTGTAGTTGAGAGAGATCAGGCTGTTTACCCGTTGTCAGTCCTTTGGTGTGGGACAGCCAGGCATCCAGTTGCGCAATCTCGTAAGGCTCCCGCCGAATCAGCGCTGCTGGACGAACGGTCTCATAATGCTCTTCCAGCGCGGCATATCGACTTGATAGTGTTGCAGCATTTTGTCGCTGATTCGCCGCTAATGACAAAGCCTGAAGATCGTCTTTTATAATCTTATAGTACTGAAGCCATAATGGCTTTGTTGGGTTAGCCAGACTATCGGCAGCCAGTCTTAATTTCGCAGAAGCTTGCTGCAGAGCTGCAGTATCACTTTTAATTCGCACAGCTGCCTCTTTTACTTCAACCACCGTCTCAGATAAGGCATGGATGCCCTCCACCGACGTTTGACCTTCGAACGATATATGTTCCAGCCCATTACTGATCCTAAGAATACTGCCTCTAACCTTCTCCACATCATGCTCCAGTGCATAACGGTATAATAGAGCTGCTTCCTCATTCATCTGCTGAATTGAAAGATTGGCTGAAACAGATTGTTCGACCTGACCAGTCTCTCCATTACTTTGCGCAAAACCACTATATGACAAGTTCGCCCAGAACAGCAGAGCCATGAACGATATTATCCATAACCTTAGTGTACTCTTGAACCTTCTCTTCATGGACATCCCCCCACCATCAATCTATGGCAGGTTTTCCTTCCTTAGAACAGGCTCGTACGTGAAATTAACTCCGTTTGGCTTGTCTTAATGCAAGCCATGACACCAAGATACTTAAGAGCGTTAAGACAACCGTGAAATTCCGCACCAGATCTACATGATCCCACAGGGTGTAAGGCAGCCAAGGATAAATATCATACGTGTAATCCATCGTGTCATTTAGTAAAGTCCACAATGCCGCAAATAAAAGTGCTACCCAGCGGAAACCAAAAAACCGAACATACAACAAAGCCTCAATAGCCATAGCGCCATGTGATGCAATCAACATCCAATCCTGCCATGCTGCCACATTCCCCTGCGACCATCCCGCAAAAATGATAGAAATTGCCCATACACCGTACTTCACAGAGGTCACTACAGCTAACGCTTGTATCACATGTCCAATACGATTAACCAATAGCGATTTCGGTTTATACAAAATCCATAATAAAGACAACGTAAAGAATAAGCTTGCCGTTGGACTATCGGGCACAAATACAATTTGCCAAAGCGGCTGCTTCTCCAGCGTGTCTACCAACTGATCGCCATACCATATGTATCCGTATACTGTTCCTAAAGCATTACACCAAAATAGAAGCCACAGGAAATAACGGTTTGTCAAAAATTCCTTGCTCCAAAAAAACGATAAAGACACGTTCGCTGCCCCTTCCTACAACCTTGTTTTCAAGTATAGCTAAAGTCTCAAAAAAACCTGACCGTATAAACGATCAGGTTTCATTGGTTAATTCGATTTTACTGTTCTGCCTTCTGTTTCGCAAGCCATTCTGTTAGATGCGTAATCTCCTCGTCCGTAACGCCTTGAGCAATAGCATTATTGTACTGAGGCTGCATTTGGTTATATCCTTCTTTGATAATCGTCAGAATCTCTTCCTGGCTATGTTTGTCACCTACACCTCGAAGGGATGGGCCTGAAGGTCCACCTTTCATATCGGCTGCATGACACCCAATACAACCCGCCTTCTTGAACGTTTCCATCGCTGGATCATCCTTTTCGACGATGGCAACTTCCTGCTGCTGTCCTGGTGCATTGGAAGTAGGTAGTCCCTGTTCAGCCCTCTCATGCGCTTCTTCTTCCCGTTGAATGTGCTCAGGCTTCTGACCTGACGCCTCAAGCTCATGCTTATAGTGCGTCCAAGCAACATTCGTGAGATAGAATACAGAAATGACAGACAGAATCATCAGCGATGAAGCAATCGGGCGCTTATAGAAGCGACGCTCCTTACCTGTATCAAGAAACGGCGCAAGCAGCAACGCACCAAATGCAACTCCACTTACCCCCAGTACACCGAGCAACACATAGTCACCAGAGGCATACGGATATTTCAAGTACTGATACAGAAATAGGAAGTACCAGTCAGGCATCGGAATAACCGATGCGCTCGGATTAGCCGGATAACCTAAAGGTGCAGGTTCAGATATGGTTAGTACGAGAATACCGACCAATACCACGACACCAACCATCCATTCCTTCAGCAAAAAGTTAGGGATGAACGCCTCAGACTTGCCCGGATAAGCCGTGTAGTCTGGTGGCGTGATGAAACCAGCGCCCTTGCGGACACGTGAATCACCGACATAGATAATCTTTTCCTCATCCTCTGACTTCGGTCCGTGAGCCATTACGATTCCTCCCTTCTCAAATTATAGTGGTCCTGAAATACCCTGTCTGCGGATCATAATAAAGTGTCCGACCAGTAGCACTAGAAGCACTGCGGGGAGGAAGAAAACGTGTAGGGCGAAGAAACGTGTTAAC
It includes:
- a CDS encoding YitT family protein; this translates as MSTIKSWVQFKLILPILLGTALYAFGLLYFIIPNQLMEGGVTGVTVLVNYAFGISPSLTTLILNVPLFLIGLKILGGKQMIYTGVGIGALTIFLWLFEKMIHIGWIEPLHTENDLLLAALYAGVTLGAGLGIVFRWGGTTGGSDIIARILNRKYGWSMGRILLGIDFIIIGISLIYIPKEKILYTLVAVFIASKVIDFIQEGAYSARAFMIISDHAPEIADLITREMDRGVTLIPAIGAYSKQAKHVAYCVISRQEFRRLQTIVRSIDPRAFVIISDVHDVHGEGFKEN
- a CDS encoding sporulation protein YpjB; this encodes MNQLFGREKDESAFVPFVQGPDRRAAGMFITSVIVAALSYAGFRKYRAQQQGIFPFRR
- a CDS encoding sporulation protein YpjB, yielding MKRRFKSTLRLWIISFMALLFWANLSYSGFAQSNGETGQVEQSVSANLSIQQMNEEAALLYRYALEHDVEKVRGSILRISNGLEHISFEGQTSVEGIHALSETVVEVKEAAVRIKSDTAALQQASAKLRLAADSLANPTKPLWLQYYKIIKDDLQALSLAANQRQNAATLSSRYAALEEHYETVRPAALIRREPYEIAQLDAWLSHTKGLTTGKQPDLSQLQAMMMHGKN
- a CDS encoding DUF1405 domain-containing protein — its product is MSLSFFWSKEFLTNRYFLWLLFWCNALGTVYGYIWYGDQLVDTLEKQPLWQIVFVPDSPTASLFFTLSLLWILYKPKSLLVNRIGHVIQALAVVTSVKYGVWAISIIFAGWSQGNVAAWQDWMLIASHGAMAIEALLYVRFFGFRWVALLFAALWTLLNDTMDYTYDIYPWLPYTLWDHVDLVRNFTVVLTLLSILVSWLALRQAKRS
- a CDS encoding menaquinol-cytochrome c reductase cytochrome b/c subunit, with amino-acid sequence MAHGPKSEDEEKIIYVGDSRVRKGAGFITPPDYTAYPGKSEAFIPNFLLKEWMVGVVVLVGILVLTISEPAPLGYPANPSASVIPMPDWYFLFLYQYLKYPYASGDYVLLGVLGVSGVAFGALLLAPFLDTGKERRFYKRPIASSLMILSVISVFYLTNVAWTHYKHELEASGQKPEHIQREEEAHERAEQGLPTSNAPGQQQEVAIVEKDDPAMETFKKAGCIGCHAADMKGGPSGPSLRGVGDKHSQEEILTIIKEGYNQMQPQYNNAIAQGVTDEEITHLTEWLAKQKAEQ